One window of the Oncorhynchus clarkii lewisi isolate Uvic-CL-2024 chromosome 19, UVic_Ocla_1.0, whole genome shotgun sequence genome contains the following:
- the LOC139374971 gene encoding sodium-dependent multivitamin transporter-like, with protein MDPLERMHFTTIDYVIFALLLVASMGIGLYYALSGGRQRTTQEFLLADRSMSCLPVSLSLIATFQSAVAIVGVPAEIYTHGTQYWFIGCAYILGLLIPAHVFIPVFYRLHLTSAYQYLELRFSKPVRICGTLTFIFQTVIYMGVCVYTPALALNAVTGFDLWGAVLATGLVCTLYTTLGGLKAVIWTDVFQTIVMFAGQLAVIVVGVQQTGGLAEVWRKVWEGNRISGIDLNPDPTERYTFWTLGVGGVFLMLSLYGVNQAQVQRYLSSKTEREAIMSCYMVFPSLQVALALSCVMGLVMFARYCGEDQFHKIGNLSKNEMVLYFVMDMLQDLPGLSGLFIACVFSAALSTISSAFNSLATVTLEDLIKPHCSSMTEARATLLSKGLACSYGLMCLAMAYLTHLMSDSVLQAAFKIFGMVGGPLLGIFCLGMFFPWANSTGALAGLGSGLVMAFWVGIGSIVTRTSGGPAAVSHFNCTAVQLSENITTAIGTALNSTAVPTSTSSQPMGLQRFYSLSFMWYSALSSFTVVITGLIVSFLTGPMKEEDVTPGTLYPLLGNMLFFVPDNLKQNLCCATPLGHRPIIQECPPAQHKESNVQADYTEEEEEEERLNFLPTSPTPVTEHETTV; from the exons ATGGATCCTTTGGAAAGAATGCACTTCACCACTATCGACTATGTCATATTTGCCCTCTTGCTGGTGGCATCCATGGGCATAGGGCTGTATTATGCCCTGTCAGGGGGTCGGCAGCGCACCACTCAGGAGTTCCTGCTAGCGGACCGGAGCATGAGCTGCCTTCCTGTATCCCTGTCACTTATCGCTACATTTCAGTCAGCGGTGGCTATAGTGGGCGTGCCGGCAGAGATCTATACCCATGGCACTCAGTACTGGTTCATAGGCTGTGCTTACATCTTGGGCCTATTAATTCCAGCACATGTTTTCATTCCTGTGTTCTACAGGCTGCATCTTACCAGCGCTTACCAG TATCTGGAACTGCGCTTTAGCAAACCAGTGCGTATCTGTGGAACACTTACCTTCATCTTTCAGACA GTCATCTATatgggtgtttgtgtgtacacTCCGGCCCTAGCACTCAATGCAG TTACTGGCTTTGATCTATGGGGAGCAGTGCTGGCCACTGGACTGGTGTGTACACTGTATACTACTCTG GGAGGCCTGAAGGCAGTGATCTGGACAGATGTCTTCCAGACCATAGTGATGTTTGCTGGCCAGCTGGCGGTCATCGTGGTGGGGGTCCAGCAGACTGGAGGGTTAGCAGAGGTCTGGAGGAAGGTCTGGGAGGGGAACCGTATCTCTGGCATAGA CCTGAATCCTGACCCTACGGAGAGGTACACGTTCTGGACCCTGGGGGTGGGAGGGGTCTTCCTGATGCTGTCTCTGTACGGGGTGAACCAGGCCCAGGTCCAGAGATACCTCAGCTCCAAGACTGAGAGGGAAGCCATCAT GTCTTGCTACATggtgtttccctctctacagGTAGCTCTAGCTCTGAGCTGTGTCATGGGGCTGGTCATGTTTGCACGTTACTGTGGGGAGGATCAATTTCACAAAATAGGCAACTTATCAAAAAATGAG ATGGTGTTATACTTTGTTATGGACATGCTGCAGGATCTACCTGGTCTATCTGGACTGTTTATAGCTTGCGTATTTAGTGCAGCTCTCAG CACCATCTCGTCAGCCTTTAACTCTCTGGCCACAGTGACCTTGGAGGACCTGATCAAACCACACTGCTCATCCATGACAGAGGCCAGGGCCACCCTGCTCTCCAAGGGACTGG CATGTTCATATGGACTGATGTGCCTGGCTATGGCCTATTTAACCCACTTGATGAGCGATTCCGTTTTGCAA GCTGCTTTCAAAATCTTTGGAATGGTTGGTGGTCCTCTTCTTGGCATCTTCTGTCTCGGGATGTTCTTTCCTTGGGCTAACTCTACT GGTGCCCTGGCGGGTTTGGGGTCAGGCCTGGTGATGGCCTTCTGGGTGGGCATCGGGAGCATCGTAACCCGTACCTCTGGTGGTCCTGCTGCTGTGTCTCATTTCAACTGCACTGCTGTACAACTCTcagaaaacatcaccacagccaTAGGGACTGCACTCAATAGTACTGCTGTGCCTACTAGTACATCCAG CCAACCAATGGGTCTGCAGAGATTCTACTCCTTATCCTTCATGTGGTACAGTGCTCTCAGCTCTTTCACTGTGGTGATCACAGGGTTGATCGTTAGCTTTCTCACAG GACCAATGAAAGAGGAGGATGTGACCCCAGGCACTCTGTATCCTCTGTTGGGCAACATGCTGTTCTTCGTACCAGATAACCTCAAACAAAATCTGTGCTGCGCCACCCCACTGGGGCACAGG CCAATCATCCAGGAATGTCCACCTGCACAACACAAGGAAAGTAATGTTCAGGCCGACtacacagaagaagaagaagaggaggagaggctgaaCTTTCTTCCCACTTCCCCCACACCTGTTACGGAACACGAGACAACTGTGTGA